In one Bacillus thuringiensis genomic region, the following are encoded:
- a CDS encoding glycosyltransferase family 2 protein: MSIEVPISIPKTLIIIPAYNEEEAIADTLTRLLKLKQHFTELSICVINDGSHDKTAQIVNDFPVHLVNLPYNLGIGSAVQTGYKYAYENGYDIAIQFDADGQHNPDDLYKIIKPIAEDQCDMVLGSRFTEKTAYKGSISRRVGIFYFTALLKVLTKQTFMDPTSGYRAINREVIKIFAHNYPKDYPEPEVLIHLKKKKLRINEISVNMQERQGGQSSITPLKSAYYMIKVSLAILMQKIVKG; this comes from the coding sequence ATGTCTATTGAGGTACCAATTTCAATACCAAAAACGTTAATTATTATTCCTGCGTATAACGAGGAAGAAGCAATTGCAGATACATTAACAAGACTATTAAAACTAAAACAGCATTTTACAGAATTAAGCATTTGCGTTATTAATGATGGATCACATGATAAAACAGCTCAAATCGTAAATGATTTTCCTGTTCACCTTGTGAACTTACCATATAACCTAGGTATTGGCTCAGCTGTACAAACTGGTTATAAATACGCTTATGAAAATGGATATGATATTGCAATTCAGTTCGATGCTGATGGGCAACATAATCCTGATGACTTGTACAAAATTATAAAACCTATTGCTGAAGACCAATGCGATATGGTGCTAGGTTCACGTTTTACAGAGAAAACAGCTTATAAAGGTAGTATTTCCAGAAGAGTTGGTATTTTTTATTTTACTGCTCTACTGAAAGTACTAACAAAACAAACCTTTATGGATCCAACTTCTGGGTATCGTGCTATCAATCGAGAAGTAATTAAGATTTTTGCACATAATTATCCAAAAGATTATCCAGAACCAGAAGTCCTTATTCATTTAAAAAAGAAAAAATTACGCATTAATGAAATATCTGTAAATATGCAAGAGCGCCAAGGGGGACAATCTTCTATTACACCTCTTAAATCTGCATATTACATGATTAAAGTAAGCCTTGCTATATTGATGCAAAAAATTGTGAAAGGTTGA
- a CDS encoding DUF2304 domain-containing protein: MPIITFSFIFILLLFLLIINSIRRGALETKYAILWIFVCVSMAILSSTEKIINWIGQLLHVEYPPSVLFLFGLLFCFILIFDLTRKISKLHHQLVTLTQDYALLKQKLKVTQTETDNE, from the coding sequence ATGCCTATAATTACCTTTTCATTTATCTTCATTCTATTATTATTTTTATTAATTATTAATTCCATTCGTCGTGGAGCTTTAGAAACTAAATATGCCATTTTATGGATTTTTGTTTGTGTTTCAATGGCAATTTTAAGTTCTACTGAAAAAATTATAAATTGGATTGGACAACTATTACACGTAGAATATCCTCCATCTGTTTTATTTTTATTTGGACTATTATTCTGTTTCATCTTAATTTTTGACTTAACAAGAAAAATTTCTAAATTACATCATCAACTTGTAACATTAACGCAAGATTATGCGTTATTAAAGCAAAAATTAAAAGTAACACAAACTGAAACCGATAACGAATAG
- a CDS encoding glycosyltransferase family 39 protein, with the protein MLGRFTRKSNIVLLGIIMIVGFALRFATLQTHGADLSIASDDIGYQKTANILLETGMLTYHEPDKPTIHIMPGFPALLAAVFYFFGNGSEGIFIAKLIIILLGVLSILLTYKIGTYLLNPAAGLIGAFLLAVYPPEIVMENLTLTEGPFLLLSLGLVYWSLKLADTHKTKHLLIVLIFYFLALYLRVQIALYPILLFGYLLMKRYPFRVMMKQAIISIGIGLIVLGPWWARNYIQFDKFIPLTAGAGNPLLLGTYQGEGYPEGKDMGELEIELHAKYPNLEAHEFMELEEKIAIDKMKEWWKTNKGSMIESYLVLKPEILWKKPYYSIEHNIEVFNVSAKDMNEIYNFIKTTFLICTVLSFIFLLKRWRETTFLWLILLLQTALTCFYVAYERYALPLIPFLFIIIGVGTVATIMKINKLLIRKK; encoded by the coding sequence ATGTTAGGGCGATTTACTCGCAAATCTAATATAGTCCTTTTAGGGATTATTATGATTGTCGGGTTTGCACTTCGTTTTGCAACTTTACAAACACATGGTGCAGATCTATCTATAGCTAGCGATGATATAGGTTATCAAAAAACGGCAAATATTTTATTGGAAACAGGGATGTTAACATACCATGAACCAGATAAACCAACGATTCATATTATGCCGGGTTTTCCAGCCTTATTAGCTGCTGTATTTTACTTTTTTGGAAATGGCAGTGAAGGTATTTTTATAGCCAAATTAATCATTATTCTATTAGGAGTACTTAGTATTTTGCTAACTTATAAGATTGGTACTTATTTATTGAATCCTGCTGCAGGATTAATAGGTGCTTTCTTATTAGCTGTGTATCCTCCAGAGATTGTTATGGAAAATTTAACTTTAACAGAAGGGCCGTTTCTACTCCTTTCATTAGGATTAGTATATTGGAGTTTAAAATTAGCTGATACTCATAAAACGAAACATCTTCTGATTGTATTAATTTTCTATTTTTTAGCACTGTACCTCCGCGTACAAATTGCCTTATATCCAATCTTATTATTTGGGTATCTTTTAATGAAACGCTATCCATTCCGGGTTATGATGAAGCAGGCGATTATAAGCATAGGAATAGGACTTATCGTACTTGGACCATGGTGGGCCCGCAATTACATTCAATTTGATAAATTTATCCCACTAACTGCAGGGGCAGGGAATCCGTTATTACTTGGAACGTATCAAGGGGAAGGTTACCCAGAAGGTAAGGATATGGGGGAACTTGAAATAGAATTACATGCAAAGTACCCTAATCTTGAAGCGCATGAATTTATGGAGTTAGAAGAAAAAATAGCCATTGATAAAATGAAAGAATGGTGGAAAACGAATAAGGGCTCTATGATAGAGAGTTATTTAGTCTTGAAACCAGAAATTCTTTGGAAAAAACCGTATTATTCTATAGAGCATAATATTGAAGTATTCAATGTTTCTGCAAAGGATATGAATGAAATATATAATTTTATTAAGACGACGTTTTTAATATGTACAGTACTTTCATTTATTTTCCTTTTAAAAAGGTGGAGAGAGACTACATTTTTATGGTTAATCCTTTTACTGCAAACAGCTTTAACGTGTTTTTATGTTGCATATGAACGATATGCATTACCGTTAATACCATTCTTATTTATTATAATTGGAGTAGGGACCGTGGCAACGATTATGAAAATTAATAAATTATTGATTAGAAAAAAATAA
- a CDS encoding glycosyltransferase family 2 protein — protein MMEQKQLVSVVIPLYNTEKYIEETIQSILDQTYKNIEIVIVDDGSKDQSPSIVKNLAEKYPGQVKYVHQKNQGVSVARNTGIENASGKYIAFLDSDDLWHPTKIEKQVKSMHKNEMDACYCGYMNFYEETGEKVEHTTNFIKGDMAKAFLTHQVVAQTSTWIFKRSIVMDHNIRFTPGCSWGEDLEFLFKLMSVTNVCYVDEYLTYYRILSEGNLSSKYKDYELKTTKELEVFNRMKDWVHNKSQDFITKDPQSLIEILETYLFPYTVINNACIYIKENSRLDKSQVQLIKKDIRKYCRKIYSKNGKRSKKLYAMLWFVRIKFLFS, from the coding sequence ATGATGGAACAAAAGCAACTTGTTTCTGTTGTCATACCCCTGTATAACACGGAAAAATATATTGAAGAAACGATACAGTCAATACTAGATCAAACATATAAAAACATCGAAATTGTAATTGTAGATGATGGAAGTAAAGATCAGTCACCTTCTATCGTAAAAAACCTTGCTGAAAAATACCCAGGGCAAGTAAAATACGTTCATCAAAAAAACCAAGGTGTTTCGGTAGCCCGTAATACAGGTATCGAAAATGCTAGCGGAAAATATATCGCTTTCCTTGATAGTGATGACTTATGGCATCCAACTAAAATTGAGAAGCAAGTCAAAAGTATGCATAAAAACGAAATGGACGCGTGCTATTGTGGTTATATGAATTTCTACGAAGAAACAGGCGAGAAGGTTGAACATACAACAAACTTTATTAAAGGTGATATGGCAAAAGCATTCCTAACACATCAAGTTGTTGCTCAAACAAGTACTTGGATTTTCAAACGATCCATCGTAATGGATCATAACATTCGTTTTACACCAGGATGTAGTTGGGGCGAAGATTTAGAGTTTTTATTTAAACTTATGAGTGTGACAAATGTATGTTATGTCGATGAATACTTAACTTATTATAGAATTTTATCAGAAGGAAATCTTTCTTCTAAGTATAAAGATTATGAATTAAAAACGACAAAAGAGTTGGAAGTATTCAATCGTATGAAAGATTGGGTACATAATAAATCTCAAGATTTCATTACAAAAGACCCTCAGTCACTGATTGAGATTCTTGAGACTTATTTATTCCCTTATACAGTCATCAATAACGCTTGTATATATATTAAAGAAAACTCTCGATTAGATAAATCACAAGTTCAATTAATCAAAAAAGATATAAGGAAATATTGCCGTAAAATCTATTCAAAGAATGGAAAGCGTAGTAAAAAACTATATGCAATGCTTTGGTTTGTACGAATTAAATTTCTGTTTTCTTAA
- a CDS encoding oligosaccharide flippase family protein, with protein MKTNKILKNASYLFVGNITVRFVLAIATIFFARYVSPSDYGMFTTALAVSAVICYFTDAGLTHTFMREGTRSDANISVLISSYLRIRLILAIVISVLFAIFAQFFYPDAYLRAMVYWVVLPTMFGATLQGVGMAYFQVTERMQFTAIISVLQGVTAAAALLLGMSFQWSLMMVAAMYGVSSLVTGVIAFIMTIRYTQVHKGWDKGILDQLLIFTINGIIIMLLPQLGPIILEKVSTYNQVGFFGAASKIPAVLYQIPGVIAAAFYPRLFAFGNEKNIEEHRKLSSFELKLMSFLGMGISIPFIADPSFWIVSLLGEEYAPAGNALAILAFMVILQSINYPLADNLTTIGQQWKRATTMTIGLVVAIIGYIVLGSKYGMMGAAAAAILTEITLLIGFTLFIRKGMQLLVKGIIFNSLAFIISYGIYRIALIDLPPLVSLTLTGILYGMIGIVIDPQIRGFVLGFIKQKFIRKHT; from the coding sequence ATGAAAACAAATAAAATTCTAAAAAACGCATCCTACCTGTTTGTGGGAAACATTACTGTACGTTTTGTACTGGCTATTGCAACAATTTTCTTTGCAAGATATGTTTCTCCAAGTGATTACGGTATGTTTACAACTGCGTTAGCAGTTTCAGCTGTTATTTGTTACTTTACAGATGCAGGTTTGACACATACCTTTATGCGTGAAGGAACGAGAAGCGATGCCAATATTAGCGTGCTAATAAGTAGTTATTTACGTATTCGTTTAATATTAGCTATCGTAATTTCTGTACTTTTCGCTATTTTTGCCCAGTTCTTCTATCCCGATGCTTACTTACGTGCGATGGTATATTGGGTTGTTCTACCAACAATGTTCGGAGCAACCTTACAAGGTGTTGGAATGGCTTACTTCCAAGTAACAGAACGCATGCAATTTACAGCTATTATTTCTGTGCTACAAGGTGTAACAGCTGCTGCTGCCCTATTACTAGGGATGTCTTTCCAATGGTCACTTATGATGGTTGCTGCTATGTACGGGGTATCTAGTCTTGTAACAGGTGTTATCGCCTTTATAATGACAATACGTTATACACAAGTTCATAAGGGTTGGGATAAAGGCATTTTAGATCAATTACTTATTTTCACAATCAACGGAATCATCATTATGCTCTTACCACAATTGGGCCCTATTATATTAGAAAAGGTTTCAACATATAATCAAGTTGGATTCTTTGGTGCTGCATCTAAAATACCTGCTGTACTATATCAAATACCTGGAGTAATTGCAGCTGCCTTTTATCCAAGGCTTTTTGCTTTTGGTAATGAGAAAAATATTGAAGAACATAGAAAATTATCAAGTTTTGAATTAAAACTTATGTCTTTTTTAGGAATGGGAATTTCTATCCCCTTTATTGCTGATCCAAGTTTCTGGATTGTTAGTTTATTAGGAGAAGAATACGCTCCCGCTGGTAACGCTCTTGCTATTCTAGCGTTTATGGTTATTTTACAATCAATTAACTATCCACTAGCCGATAATTTAACAACGATTGGCCAGCAATGGAAACGTGCAACAACAATGACTATTGGATTAGTTGTTGCCATCATAGGTTATATTGTATTAGGTAGTAAATATGGAATGATGGGGGCAGCTGCCGCAGCTATCCTTACCGAAATTACACTATTAATCGGATTTACCCTCTTTATTCGTAAAGGCATGCAATTATTAGTTAAAGGAATTATATTTAATTCCTTAGCCTTTATTATTAGTTACGGTATATACCGAATTGCATTAATCGACTTACCACCATTAGTTTCTTTAACTCTTACTGGTATACTATACGGTATGATCGGAATTGTAATTGACCCTCAAATACGTGGATTTGTTTTAGGGTTTATAAAACAAAAGTTCATTCGCAAACACACTTAA
- a CDS encoding YfhO family protein: MSIKPNNKFFSKKTMIIMPILLLCAFAFHYFFLTSNQAFSGTGDALRQFGFFTFLLQHAFKDGNLFWSFDYGLGGDLFGEFSYYYSTSPFFWITLLLPKLSLEQVYDVKLYMSILKNFLAMVFMYGSLRYHNKTAFSSFVAAIIYGGCVTFIRHSLLWDFMADAIVFLPLVIWGLDKYIIEKKRGLFLIAATLMLASNFYFAFITSIFIFIYALFQYFATQQNKTIVSFLTYYIRIGLLYGLSLGLAAVCFLPSVNAVFSADRLSKKFEIPLLFEDKFYKDLMENIFFMYNAENHQLALPALILFLIVFGMFIRDKLIKNKVFFTLFMFILFMLPYTYSVFNGFSAMQSRWFYLFVFVISQTIAYILDWMIIHKKDYKLPYLISLLVSIGLFIYAFYRKININVTDKPLQDVDNILLGTVVLSVITVCLWRYISKPFIQFLVVLNVLVSTISMNYMYANNILSTVYGQSQISTEKLHEPGYDNSEEIAAIRYIQENDKDFYRILNPYSEYNTPMLQGYHGVSTYQSLVNYYVHDFMKNKYGVFQMYDTPSMFYQTDSRLLLENMLGIKYRVLSADTDPKNVPYGYKLLQQVGPYNIYKNDYSLPLGYVYDSAISEEEFSKLNFAQRDQLLLHAIVVNNTKEFSLNHFNKQDLKSKAVSIKTEKAKFENMEKEGKKLIVHGFGNMIVPINYPNTPGDLLIELKLKNTGTFNATVNGKTIGKGDDAGAYSYPLERFVYNLGNDRPENLTISIDMAGEYELGDLQANIVNYESVQKETKKLTENRLENIYYKNNYLKGDINSNKDGLLYLSVPYSKGWTIKVDGKEKEFTKANSAFIGVPITKGSHVIEMTYVTPYFKLGMIISIISLIICVALLIFTNPKTRRKFSFKKQ; the protein is encoded by the coding sequence ATGAGCATAAAGCCGAATAATAAATTCTTTTCCAAGAAAACAATGATAATTATGCCAATATTATTATTGTGCGCTTTTGCTTTTCATTATTTCTTTTTAACATCTAATCAAGCCTTTTCTGGTACAGGGGATGCGTTACGTCAATTTGGCTTCTTTACGTTTCTTCTACAACATGCCTTTAAAGATGGCAACCTTTTTTGGTCCTTTGATTATGGGTTAGGTGGAGATTTATTTGGAGAGTTTAGTTATTATTACAGCACATCACCATTTTTCTGGATTACACTGTTACTACCTAAACTAAGTCTTGAGCAAGTATATGACGTGAAATTATACATGAGTATTTTAAAAAACTTTTTAGCTATGGTATTCATGTATGGTTCTTTACGTTACCATAATAAAACAGCATTCTCATCTTTTGTTGCTGCTATTATATATGGTGGCTGTGTTACTTTCATCCGCCACTCTTTACTATGGGATTTCATGGCTGATGCTATTGTATTTTTACCATTAGTAATATGGGGGCTTGATAAATATATTATCGAAAAGAAGCGCGGACTTTTCCTAATTGCTGCCACTTTAATGTTAGCATCAAACTTTTATTTTGCTTTTATCACAAGTATTTTCATATTCATTTATGCATTATTCCAATACTTTGCGACACAACAAAATAAAACGATTGTCTCTTTTCTAACTTATTATATTAGAATCGGTTTATTGTATGGATTATCACTCGGTTTAGCCGCCGTTTGCTTCCTCCCATCAGTTAATGCCGTATTTAGCGCTGATCGATTATCAAAAAAGTTTGAGATACCATTATTATTTGAAGATAAATTTTATAAAGATTTAATGGAAAATATTTTCTTCATGTATAATGCTGAAAATCATCAATTAGCTTTACCAGCTTTAATTTTATTCTTAATCGTATTTGGAATGTTTATACGTGATAAACTCATTAAAAATAAAGTATTCTTTACGTTATTCATGTTTATTCTGTTTATGCTTCCATATACATATTCTGTGTTTAATGGTTTTTCAGCAATGCAATCTAGATGGTTTTATTTATTTGTATTTGTAATTTCCCAAACAATTGCATACATTCTAGATTGGATGATTATTCATAAGAAAGACTACAAATTACCTTATTTAATAAGTTTATTAGTGTCTATTGGATTATTCATTTATGCATTTTATAGAAAAATAAATATAAATGTAACTGATAAACCTTTACAAGACGTTGATAACATTTTACTCGGAACTGTCGTTCTTTCTGTTATTACAGTATGTCTATGGCGTTATATTTCTAAACCCTTCATACAATTTTTAGTTGTATTGAACGTACTCGTTAGCACAATTTCTATGAATTATATGTATGCGAATAATATACTTAGCACCGTTTACGGACAGAGTCAAATTTCAACTGAAAAGTTACACGAACCAGGCTATGATAATAGCGAAGAAATTGCTGCAATTCGCTACATACAAGAAAATGATAAAGACTTTTATCGTATTCTTAATCCATATAGCGAATATAACACACCAATGCTACAAGGATATCATGGCGTAAGTACGTATCAAAGCTTGGTTAATTATTATGTCCATGACTTTATGAAAAATAAATATGGCGTATTCCAAATGTACGATACACCTTCAATGTTTTATCAAACTGACAGTCGACTACTACTTGAAAATATGCTTGGTATAAAATATCGCGTATTAAGTGCTGATACAGATCCAAAGAATGTACCTTATGGATATAAACTATTACAGCAAGTAGGACCATATAATATTTACAAAAATGACTATTCCTTACCGTTAGGATATGTATATGATTCGGCTATAAGTGAAGAAGAGTTTTCTAAATTAAACTTCGCTCAGCGTGATCAATTATTATTACATGCTATTGTCGTTAATAATACAAAAGAATTTTCATTAAATCATTTTAATAAACAAGACCTTAAATCAAAGGCAGTATCTATTAAAACGGAAAAAGCAAAATTCGAAAACATGGAAAAAGAAGGAAAAAAACTAATTGTTCATGGCTTTGGAAATATGATTGTACCTATCAATTATCCTAATACGCCTGGTGATCTACTGATAGAATTAAAATTGAAAAATACAGGTACATTCAATGCAACTGTTAATGGAAAAACAATAGGAAAAGGTGACGATGCTGGTGCATACTCGTATCCGTTAGAAAGATTTGTTTACAATTTAGGCAATGATCGTCCAGAAAACCTAACTATCTCTATTGATATGGCAGGTGAGTATGAATTAGGTGACTTACAAGCAAATATCGTAAACTATGAAAGTGTACAAAAAGAAACAAAAAAATTAACTGAAAATAGGCTTGAAAATATTTATTATAAGAACAATTATTTAAAAGGGGATATCAACTCAAATAAAGACGGGCTCCTATATTTATCTGTTCCATATAGTAAAGGTTGGACTATAAAAGTTGATGGAAAAGAAAAAGAATTTACGAAAGCAAATTCTGCCTTTATCGGTGTTCCCATTACAAAAGGCTCACATGTAATCGAAATGACTTACGTTACACCTTACTTCAAATTAGGTATGATTATATCAATCATCTCACTAATTATTTGTGTAGCTTTACTAATTTTCACAAATCCAAAAACACGACGGAAATTTTCTTTTAAAAAGCAATAA
- a CDS encoding glycosyltransferase family 2 protein, which yields MTLSIVVPCYNEEKVLRAFYSETSLEIHKLTTDYEFVFVNDGSKDDTLNILRDLASSDSSVHYISFSRNFGKEAAMLAGLKYATGDAIVIMDADLQHPPTLIKELLEGYNEGYDQVIAKRTRTGDSPVRSFISRLYYKVMNKFVDIELVDGIGDFRLLSRRAVDSLVSLSEYNRFSKGLFSWIGYNELIIEYENVLRSEGESKWTFSKLLNYGIDGVISFNNKPLRLSIYLGLLTTILGLLYVITTFVQIILGGVEVPGYFTLISAILFIGGIQLIFLGVIGEYIGRIYYETKRRPHFIVAEKKVSEVKQKA from the coding sequence ATGACTCTTTCAATCGTTGTACCATGCTACAATGAAGAAAAGGTGCTTCGAGCCTTTTATTCAGAGACTTCTCTTGAAATTCATAAATTAACTACCGATTATGAATTTGTTTTTGTTAATGATGGTAGTAAAGATGATACATTAAATATTTTACGTGATTTAGCTAGTTCAGATTCATCGGTACATTATATATCATTTAGTCGAAACTTCGGAAAAGAAGCAGCAATGTTAGCAGGTTTAAAATATGCTACAGGCGATGCAATTGTTATTATGGATGCTGACTTACAACACCCTCCTACGTTAATAAAAGAACTGTTAGAAGGATATAACGAAGGCTACGACCAAGTCATTGCAAAAAGGACAAGAACTGGTGATTCACCCGTTCGCTCTTTCATCTCTCGTCTTTACTATAAGGTAATGAATAAGTTTGTAGATATTGAATTAGTAGATGGTATTGGTGACTTTAGACTTTTAAGTCGAAGAGCAGTGGATTCTTTAGTGTCTTTAAGTGAATACAACAGATTTTCAAAGGGTTTATTCTCTTGGATCGGTTATAACGAATTAATCATTGAATATGAAAATGTATTACGTTCTGAAGGAGAAAGTAAATGGACCTTCTCAAAATTATTAAATTACGGAATTGATGGTGTAATTTCATTCAATAATAAACCGTTACGTCTATCTATATATCTTGGATTACTAACAACCATTTTAGGACTTTTATACGTAATCACTACGTTCGTTCAAATCATCCTTGGTGGTGTGGAAGTTCCTGGTTATTTTACTCTCATTTCCGCTATACTATTTATTGGTGGCATTCAACTCATATTCCTCGGTGTTATTGGTGAATATATTGGTCGTATTTATTATGAAACAAAACGTAGACCGCATTTTATTGTAGCTGAAAAGAAAGTTAGTGAAGTTAAACAAAAGGCATAA
- a CDS encoding ABC-F family ATP-binding cassette domain-containing protein, which translates to MSLLTVEKLGHTFGDRTLFKDVSMRLLAGEHVGLVGANGVGKSTFMNIITGQLIHDQGRVEWTPGTHYGYLDQHTVLTPGRTIRDVLADAFLPLFEKEKALNEVTEKMGTATPEELEELLEQMAEIQDALEAGGFYLLDMKIEEAARGLGIDAIGLDRDVSALSGGQRTKVLLAKLLLEQPEVLLLDEPTNYLDVEHIHWLTNYLKEYPHAFLLISHDTEFMNKCVDVIFHLEFTKMTRYTATYEKFLELAEINKNQHINAYEKQREFIKKQEDFIAKNKARYSTTGRAKSRQKQLDRMELIDRPETAIKPEFSFKESRASSRFVFEGENVEIGYTHPLLPKLSMTIERGEKIAIVGCNGVGKSTLLKTILGKIKPLSGKTSLGDFLEPAYFEQEVKADNITPIDDVWNTFPGLDQHQIRAMLAKCGLKNEHISRPLSQLSGGEQAKVRLCKLMGEESNWLLFDEPTNHLDVTAKAELKKAMKAYKGTILLVCHEPDFYEDWITKVWDVEEWSQNSK; encoded by the coding sequence ATGAGCTTATTAACAGTTGAAAAATTAGGACATACATTTGGCGATCGTACATTATTTAAAGATGTATCTATGCGATTATTAGCAGGTGAGCACGTTGGATTAGTTGGTGCAAACGGTGTTGGTAAATCAACATTCATGAATATCATTACTGGTCAGCTTATTCATGACCAAGGTCGTGTAGAATGGACACCGGGCACACATTACGGCTACTTAGATCAGCATACTGTTTTAACACCTGGGCGTACAATCCGTGACGTACTAGCGGATGCATTTTTACCGTTATTCGAAAAGGAAAAAGCTTTAAATGAAGTTACAGAAAAAATGGGAACTGCTACACCAGAAGAACTAGAAGAACTTCTTGAGCAAATGGCAGAAATACAAGATGCACTTGAAGCAGGTGGTTTCTACTTACTAGATATGAAAATTGAAGAGGCTGCACGTGGTCTTGGAATTGATGCAATTGGTTTAGATCGTGATGTTTCAGCACTAAGTGGTGGACAACGTACAAAGGTATTGCTTGCAAAGCTATTACTTGAACAGCCAGAAGTGTTATTGCTTGATGAACCTACTAACTATTTAGACGTTGAACATATTCATTGGTTAACAAATTATTTAAAAGAATACCCACATGCATTCTTATTGATTTCTCATGATACGGAATTTATGAACAAATGTGTTGATGTTATTTTCCATCTAGAATTCACAAAAATGACACGCTATACAGCGACATATGAAAAATTCCTAGAACTAGCAGAAATCAATAAAAATCAACATATAAACGCTTATGAAAAGCAGCGTGAGTTTATCAAAAAACAAGAAGACTTCATTGCAAAGAACAAGGCTCGTTATTCAACGACAGGTCGTGCAAAGAGTCGTCAAAAACAACTTGATCGCATGGAACTTATTGATCGCCCAGAAACAGCGATTAAACCTGAATTCTCATTTAAAGAAAGTCGCGCAAGTAGCCGCTTCGTCTTTGAAGGTGAAAATGTAGAAATCGGATATACGCATCCTCTACTACCAAAGCTATCAATGACGATTGAACGTGGTGAAAAAATTGCTATTGTTGGATGTAACGGTGTTGGTAAATCAACGTTACTAAAAACAATCTTAGGTAAAATTAAACCTTTAAGCGGTAAAACAAGCCTTGGTGACTTCTTAGAGCCTGCATACTTTGAACAGGAAGTTAAAGCTGATAATATAACACCAATTGATGATGTATGGAATACATTCCCTGGTTTAGACCAGCATCAAATTCGTGCAATGTTAGCAAAATGCGGATTAAAAAATGAACATATTTCTCGTCCATTAAGTCAATTAAGTGGTGGAGAACAAGCAAAAGTTCGTTTATGTAAGCTAATGGGTGAGGAAAGTAACTGGCTATTATTTGATGAGCCGACAAACCATCTTGATGTTACAGCAAAAGCGGAACTTAAGAAGGCTATGAAAGCATATAAAGGAACAATTCTCCTTGTATGTCACGAACCGGACTTCTATGAAGATTGGATCACAAAAGTTTGGGATGTTGAAGAATGGTCTCAAAACAGTAAGTAG
- a CDS encoding TetR/AcrR family transcriptional regulator codes for MKEKERLIIESAMKLFATKGVNATSVQEIVTASGISKGAFYLYFKSKDELLLATLRYYYDKIQKKMLDIEQESLLPREKFAKQLHCQFNDIQKHKEFIIMHARENAIPFNKEVEEFMMRMKLESHAFYRNSLLSIYGEKVMPYLLDLVIMVEGICRGYLELIILQAPEIDLSYVAAFILKRVDHLVDGLVESSEEPILHEEKLGEFLCKSELIKEQVKEHFLKEIIVFKRNLADQLEDDELLVTLDVLEAEIRLLNPRIPVIRGMLANLEAYPELKEFQLRLIGYYNIKNS; via the coding sequence ATGAAAGAAAAAGAGCGTTTAATTATAGAATCGGCTATGAAGTTATTTGCTACTAAGGGTGTAAATGCGACATCAGTGCAGGAAATTGTGACAGCTAGTGGTATATCTAAGGGAGCTTTTTACTTATATTTTAAATCGAAAGATGAGCTTTTATTAGCGACACTTCGATATTATTATGACAAAATCCAAAAGAAAATGCTGGATATTGAACAAGAGTCTTTATTACCACGTGAAAAATTTGCAAAACAATTACATTGTCAGTTTAATGATATACAAAAGCATAAAGAATTTATTATTATGCATGCGAGAGAAAATGCAATTCCGTTTAATAAAGAAGTGGAAGAATTTATGATGCGGATGAAGTTAGAGTCTCATGCATTTTATCGGAATAGTTTATTGTCCATTTATGGTGAAAAGGTTATGCCATATTTATTGGATTTAGTAATTATGGTAGAAGGCATATGCCGTGGGTATTTAGAATTAATTATTTTACAAGCACCAGAAATCGATTTATCGTATGTCGCTGCTTTTATTTTAAAAAGAGTAGATCATTTAGTAGATGGCTTAGTAGAATCTTCGGAAGAACCTATTTTACATGAAGAAAAGCTTGGAGAATTTCTTTGTAAATCCGAGCTCATTAAGGAACAAGTTAAAGAGCATTTTTTAAAAGAAATTATTGTATTTAAGCGTAATTTAGCTGATCAATTAGAGGATGATGAGTTGTTAGTAACGTTAGATGTTTTAGAGGCTGAAATACGATTGCTTAATCCAAGAATTCCGGTAATTAGAGGTATGTTAGCAAACTTAGAGGCGTATCCGGAATTAAAAGAATTTCAATTACGCCTTATAGGATACTACAATATAAAAAATTCTTAA